In Acaryochloris marina S15, a single genomic region encodes these proteins:
- a CDS encoding condensation domain-containing protein, which yields MWTSIRNIIALQNQAPELKKLSSGLTAPTSFNQERLLLLDKLRPNSIVYNIPFAFRIFGDLDISTLEKSIQVPIYRHEVLRTTLLQDDYGVTIQHIHPMPENTLSIQDLHMLNELEQDMLIDNFVREVVETPFNLDKGPLIRANLLKVSSQDFILVLTIHHAIFDGWSEGILFDEISKAYKTYYAREDLQLDRIPIQYSDYSIWQRQWITGDFHQVLTNYWKTTLDESLRRLDLPVDISAIKANQSQRSACEKLYLNSQITNSLKELSCQQKTTLFCVLLSAFYVLLYHYTGQSDLAVCTPTASRNRSELKGMIGYFVNLLVLRNDLSYKPSFRQLIERAKQVISGAIAHQDLPAQDLLNCIAGDQMVMSQVLFVLQNTPQKSLLLPDLEVQRFEVDNGIADFDLFLSLMDDAGSIKGILKYNADLFEANSVLKMLQHYKEILSKAIVNPDSSIDNLLKLSVYEKRELTAKRHQEKRLSSVKTQEKVQFVTPRNETERKLQNIWQIALNIQPISITDNFFDLGGKSLAAVKLFSQIEKTFGKKLLFSDIFKSPTIEKLAIKLKEEETIGYKKSLVAINCEGSKPPLFCIHSVEPSILHYRYISNYLDTDQPFYALQPPALCSSDEILFASIEEMALYYANEIQKFQPQGPYFLTGHSMGGVIAYEVACKLQGKGEEVAFLGLIDSFAPQYHKHDTSSTKIFYQLFIHCRNIIRVSPKRKIGYIIERLKYVIPNSIWSILNKQSIFEIIDISVHNELTDIYQNLPIYKKIKQAHYKAYKKYIPTHLYSGSIFLYRATERPTTIRYYSALGWEKYLSENIEIIEVPGNHNAIVHEPYVKVLARKIQKSIDKQL from the coding sequence TTGTGGACATCTATCCGTAATATTATTGCACTACAGAATCAAGCGCCTGAACTTAAAAAGCTATCAAGTGGCCTTACTGCACCAACCTCTTTTAATCAAGAGAGACTTTTGCTTTTAGATAAGCTTAGGCCAAATAGTATTGTTTATAATATACCATTCGCATTTCGCATTTTTGGAGACCTTGATATATCTACCTTAGAGAAGTCTATACAAGTCCCAATTTATCGACATGAGGTTTTGCGAACTACTCTACTTCAGGATGATTATGGTGTCACTATTCAACATATTCATCCAATGCCTGAAAATACGCTATCTATTCAAGATCTACATATGCTCAATGAACTTGAACAAGATATGTTGATTGATAATTTTGTAAGGGAAGTTGTAGAGACTCCCTTCAATCTTGATAAAGGCCCACTAATTCGAGCAAATCTTCTCAAAGTCTCATCTCAAGATTTTATTTTAGTTCTAACGATCCATCACGCTATATTTGATGGTTGGTCTGAAGGCATTTTGTTTGATGAAATATCCAAAGCTTATAAGACTTACTATGCTAGAGAAGATTTACAGCTGGATAGAATTCCGATTCAATATTCTGATTACTCCATTTGGCAACGCCAGTGGATAACAGGTGATTTTCATCAGGTCCTTACTAACTATTGGAAGACTACTTTAGATGAGTCTTTGAGAAGATTAGACTTACCGGTTGATATCTCAGCAATTAAAGCTAACCAATCTCAACGTAGTGCTTGCGAGAAGTTGTATCTAAATTCACAAATCACAAATTCTTTAAAAGAACTATCTTGCCAACAAAAAACAACTCTTTTTTGTGTACTTTTATCTGCTTTTTATGTTCTTTTATATCACTATACTGGGCAATCGGATCTTGCTGTTTGTACACCCACAGCGAGTCGTAATCGAAGTGAATTAAAGGGAATGATTGGTTACTTTGTTAACCTATTAGTGCTACGCAATGATTTATCTTACAAGCCATCATTCAGGCAATTAATTGAACGTGCTAAACAGGTTATATCTGGTGCAATAGCTCACCAAGATTTGCCCGCGCAGGACTTGCTAAATTGTATTGCGGGAGATCAGATGGTAATGTCCCAGGTTTTGTTTGTGCTACAGAATACTCCACAGAAATCACTCTTATTGCCAGATCTTGAGGTTCAGCGATTTGAAGTTGATAATGGTATAGCCGATTTTGATTTGTTTCTTTCTTTGATGGATGATGCAGGATCAATTAAGGGGATACTTAAGTACAATGCAGATCTTTTTGAAGCTAATTCAGTACTTAAAATGCTTCAACACTATAAAGAGATTCTATCAAAAGCGATTGTAAATCCTGATAGTTCTATCGACAACTTATTGAAGCTATCAGTTTATGAAAAACGAGAACTTACTGCTAAACGTCATCAGGAAAAGCGTCTATCATCAGTTAAAACTCAGGAGAAAGTCCAGTTTGTTACACCTCGTAATGAGACGGAGAGAAAACTGCAAAATATTTGGCAGATAGCCTTAAATATTCAGCCTATTAGTATAACTGATAATTTCTTTGATTTAGGAGGAAAGTCTCTTGCAGCAGTTAAACTTTTTAGTCAGATTGAAAAAACCTTTGGTAAGAAGCTACTGTTCAGTGATATTTTTAAATCTCCCACAATCGAGAAACTGGCTATAAAACTTAAAGAGGAAGAAACTATAGGCTATAAGAAATCGCTTGTGGCAATTAATTGTGAAGGGTCCAAACCCCCACTTTTTTGTATTCACTCAGTTGAGCCAAGTATTTTACACTATCGCTATATTTCTAACTATTTAGATACCGATCAACCGTTTTATGCTCTTCAGCCTCCTGCATTGTGTTCCAGTGATGAGATCCTGTTTGCTTCTATTGAAGAGATGGCGCTTTACTATGCTAATGAAATTCAAAAGTTTCAACCTCAAGGCCCTTACTTTCTTACCGGACATTCAATGGGAGGAGTGATTGCTTACGAGGTTGCTTGTAAGCTCCAAGGAAAAGGGGAAGAAGTTGCCTTCCTCGGTCTTATTGACAGCTTTGCACCTCAGTACCATAAGCATGATACATCTAGCACCAAAATCTTCTATCAGCTTTTTATCCATTGTCGCAATATAATACGAGTCTCCCCTAAACGGAAGATAGGGTACATTATAGAGCGGTTGAAATACGTGATTCCAAACTCTATATGGAGTATACTAAATAAACAATCAATATTTGAGATAATTGACATATCAGTCCACAATGAGTTAACTGATATATACCAAAATCTTCCTATTTATAAGAAAATTAAGCAGGCACATTATAAGGCTTATAAAAAATATATCCCAACTCATTTATACTCTGGTAGCATATTTTTATATCGTGCCACTGAGCGACCTACTACGATTCGTTATTATTCAGCCCTAGGCTGGGAAAAATATCTCTCTGAGAACATAGAAATTATAGAAGTTCCTGGAAATCATAATGCAATAGTTCATGAACCTTATGTCAAAGTTTTGGCTAGAAAAATTCAGAAATCTATTGATAAACAGCTGTAA
- a CDS encoding ISKra4 family transposase, giving the protein MDYEFRVIVEKVSVTTQEVVKRDTLKIYDIKQPESILDLGLRHEEQISLLSKVQSALLSEQSTLIDTGVTQCIKCGGKIGKLGFQPSTFHAVFSDHKLRIQKHRCKNPECRWQSMPSVLSVFGTDTHPDLVKLQCENGALHSYREAQDNMERLNAQRRSVNNHVQIKNVTNQVGERLSQANTTPPDQEELPTPAAELIAQVDGGHIPTKDKDKRSFEALSGIVYRPSAIEVVDKHHRQITEKTCVVSALEDELQTIKTYLHHAALKQGMTEETQVTALADGASNCWSVISVLEPHCKALELILDWFHIGKKFRNVSNALGETFAESLDSAKGSLWHGKVDDALQKIAMLRDNISDEKKQTKLKGLYDYLKNNSEYLVNYDERDKAGLAYTSQVAESHIDTLINARHKKKQKMQWTRVGAHNVLQIRASMISNEWSDNWLDLVLPEEEKAA; this is encoded by the coding sequence ATGGACTACGAATTTAGAGTGATTGTGGAGAAAGTTTCGGTTACCACTCAGGAAGTCGTTAAACGAGACACTCTAAAAATCTATGACATCAAGCAACCAGAATCTATTCTAGATCTAGGATTGCGTCACGAAGAACAAATCTCTCTGCTTTCCAAAGTCCAAAGTGCTCTGTTATCCGAACAATCTACCCTCATCGATACTGGAGTTACGCAGTGCATCAAATGTGGTGGGAAAATAGGCAAGCTTGGTTTTCAACCATCTACATTCCATGCCGTCTTCAGCGATCATAAACTCCGTATCCAAAAACATCGGTGCAAGAATCCTGAGTGTCGATGGCAAAGTATGCCATCGGTGTTGAGCGTCTTTGGCACAGATACTCATCCTGACTTAGTAAAACTGCAATGTGAGAATGGTGCCTTGCATAGCTATCGAGAAGCTCAGGATAATATGGAGCGGCTGAATGCTCAGCGCCGGAGTGTGAATAACCATGTCCAAATCAAAAACGTGACCAATCAAGTCGGTGAGCGTTTATCTCAAGCGAACACTACCCCTCCAGATCAAGAAGAGTTACCCACCCCGGCAGCAGAACTCATTGCTCAAGTCGATGGGGGTCATATTCCTACCAAAGATAAAGACAAGCGCAGTTTTGAAGCCTTATCTGGCATCGTTTATCGTCCTAGTGCCATTGAAGTAGTTGATAAACATCATCGCCAAATTACGGAAAAGACTTGTGTTGTTTCCGCCTTAGAGGATGAGTTGCAAACCATCAAGACCTATCTGCATCATGCGGCACTTAAACAAGGGATGACAGAAGAGACACAGGTCACTGCCTTGGCCGATGGTGCTAGCAACTGCTGGTCAGTCATCTCAGTTCTTGAGCCTCATTGCAAAGCATTAGAGCTGATCTTGGACTGGTTTCATATCGGCAAGAAATTCCGAAATGTCAGCAATGCACTGGGTGAAACCTTTGCAGAATCCCTCGATAGTGCGAAGGGGAGTTTATGGCATGGAAAAGTAGATGATGCTCTGCAGAAGATTGCCATGCTTCGAGACAACATTTCAGATGAGAAGAAGCAAACAAAGCTCAAAGGCTTATACGATTACTTAAAGAATAACAGTGAATATCTTGTCAATTATGACGAGCGAGATAAAGCGGGGCTAGCTTATACCAGTCAAGTTGCAGAATCTCATATTGACACCCTCATTAATGCTCGCCATAAAAAGAAGCAGAAGATGCAATGGACTCGGGTAGGTGCCCATAATGTCTTGCAAATCAGGGCGAGTATGATCAGTAATGAATGGAGTGATAATTGGCTAGATTTAGTTCTTCCTGAAGAAGAAAAAGCTGCTTGA
- a CDS encoding bifunctional 2-polyprenyl-6-hydroxyphenol methylase/3-demethylubiquinol 3-O-methyltransferase UbiG, with product MNATLERQIISPRYEFDSLNPYQPSVSKTQQNFIDKIKLNIDNNSYTLQHSACPCEANDSEDVIVSEIDRYGIPLTSVVCNRCGTVRFDPYLDEESLADFYTNMYRKMYAMDVDDSEDYGDYIASQSSYSEKLLQFISDSLTPASRLCEVGCGGGGSVKFMQERGYDAIGCDYDVAALQAGRRFGVKHLYYGDLSALPAEQKDAKFDLIYLHHVFEHLDQPLQFLQDIRQYLTPNGKIVLIVPDISRIDQFGHLPALGNLLMYLHIAHKYNFSVDGLYRIANRAGFSVENMEFGSSSKSSSPWSSSPEIWMQISPNMTQENTTNLEPSSRSSKMLKYLQRTETLFSLGLCRGQIAYKLSALVSPKKIVSKLRQMMS from the coding sequence ATGAATGCAACTTTAGAAAGACAAATTATTTCTCCTCGATATGAGTTTGATTCCCTTAACCCATATCAACCTTCTGTGTCTAAGACTCAGCAAAATTTCATAGATAAAATAAAATTAAATATCGACAATAATTCCTATACACTGCAGCATTCTGCCTGTCCTTGCGAAGCTAATGACTCAGAAGATGTGATTGTTTCCGAAATTGATAGATATGGGATTCCACTAACATCTGTTGTATGTAATCGATGTGGAACGGTAAGATTTGATCCCTATTTGGATGAAGAGAGCCTAGCTGACTTCTATACCAACATGTATCGAAAAATGTATGCGATGGATGTTGATGACTCGGAAGATTATGGAGATTATATTGCTAGCCAAAGCAGTTACTCTGAGAAGCTACTCCAATTCATTAGCGACTCCTTAACACCAGCAAGTCGACTTTGTGAAGTGGGTTGCGGAGGGGGCGGTAGCGTCAAGTTTATGCAGGAACGGGGATATGATGCAATCGGCTGTGATTATGATGTTGCAGCATTACAAGCTGGCCGTCGCTTTGGTGTGAAACACCTCTACTATGGCGATCTGAGTGCCCTTCCCGCCGAACAGAAAGATGCAAAGTTTGATTTAATCTACCTACACCATGTCTTTGAGCATCTTGATCAACCGCTCCAGTTCTTGCAAGACATCCGTCAGTATCTCACCCCCAATGGGAAGATCGTTTTGATTGTGCCTGATATCAGTCGTATTGATCAGTTTGGGCATTTGCCTGCCCTTGGTAATTTGTTGATGTATTTACACATTGCCCATAAATACAACTTTTCTGTTGACGGATTGTATCGAATCGCAAATAGAGCAGGATTTTCTGTTGAGAATATGGAATTTGGGAGTTCATCAAAATCTTCTTCTCCTTGGTCAAGTTCTCCAGAGATTTGGATGCAAATTTCTCCTAATATGACTCAGGAGAATACTACTAATCTAGAACCTTCATCCCGGTCTTCTAAGATGTTGAAGTATTTACAGCGAACTGAAACGCTATTTTCTTTAGGGTTATGTCGTGGTCAAATTGCCTATAAATTATCAGCCCTTGTCTCGCCCAAAAAAATAGTAAGTAAGTTAAGACAAATGATGTCGTAA
- a CDS encoding transaldolase, translating into MSKSALDQLKAVTVVVADTGDIQAIEQFTPRDATTNPSLITAAAQMPEYQEIVDETLLQAKADAGSGATHADIASLAFDRLAVSFGKKILEIVPQRVSTEVDARLSYDTEATIAKGRYLISEYEKAGINRERILIKIASTWEGIKAAEVLEKEGIHCNLTLLFGLHQAIACAEAGVTLISPFVGRILDWYKNETGQEYSPVADPGVQSVTEIYNYYKKFGYSTEVMGASFRNTGEILELAGCDLLTISPKLLAQLQDSTEDMPRKLDPSKAAGMEIEKIAINQTNFEKMHTEDRMASEKLEEGIKGFSKALETLEQLLVNRLVRLEADVKVSTATADIFHSYDLDGDGFITREEWLGTDAVFDALDQDHDGKITPAEMGSGLGAILQMAAVE; encoded by the coding sequence ATGTCCAAAAGTGCACTAGACCAACTCAAAGCGGTTACAGTTGTCGTTGCTGATACTGGTGATATTCAAGCGATTGAGCAGTTTACGCCTCGTGATGCGACTACCAACCCATCTCTGATCACTGCAGCAGCACAAATGCCTGAGTATCAAGAGATTGTTGATGAAACGTTGCTGCAAGCCAAAGCAGATGCAGGTTCTGGTGCGACTCATGCAGACATTGCTTCCTTAGCCTTTGATCGCTTAGCAGTGTCCTTTGGTAAAAAGATTTTGGAAATTGTTCCTCAGCGAGTCTCAACTGAAGTTGATGCTCGGCTGTCCTACGATACAGAGGCCACAATTGCCAAAGGCCGTTACCTCATTTCTGAATATGAAAAAGCGGGAATTAATCGCGAGCGCATCTTGATCAAAATTGCTTCCACTTGGGAAGGTATTAAGGCCGCAGAAGTCTTGGAAAAAGAGGGCATTCACTGCAATCTGACGCTACTGTTCGGTCTCCATCAAGCCATCGCCTGTGCTGAAGCAGGCGTTACCTTAATCTCTCCATTTGTGGGTCGAATTCTAGATTGGTACAAGAATGAGACTGGACAAGAGTATTCTCCTGTCGCAGATCCAGGTGTACAGTCTGTTACAGAGATTTATAACTACTACAAAAAATTTGGATACTCCACTGAAGTTATGGGGGCTAGCTTTCGCAATACTGGCGAGATTCTGGAACTAGCTGGATGCGATCTTCTTACGATTTCACCTAAGCTACTGGCTCAGCTTCAAGACAGTACTGAAGACATGCCCCGAAAGCTCGATCCAAGTAAAGCTGCAGGGATGGAGATAGAGAAGATAGCTATTAACCAAACGAACTTCGAAAAAATGCATACAGAAGATCGTATGGCTTCGGAAAAACTAGAAGAAGGTATTAAGGGGTTTAGTAAAGCCCTGGAAACACTAGAACAACTTCTAGTGAACCGATTAGTGCGACTAGAAGCTGACGTTAAAGTCAGTACAGCAACAGCCGATATCTTTCATAGCTACGATCTAGACGGTGATGGCTTTATCACCCGCGAAGAATGGTTAGGTACAGATGCAGTTTTTGATGCCCTTGATCAAGATCATGATGGCAAAATCACCCCTGCAGAAATGGGTTCTGGGTTAGGGGCCATTTTGCAAATGGCAGCGGTTGAATAA
- a CDS encoding sorbosone dehydrogenase family protein: protein MSLGVIACTSPPQTGPNSLASEPAQSGSAQCTLVENGFGPPGQVQVRVEEVVTGLEVPWGIAFLPNNGMLVTERLGRIRLVQNGKLHPRPIATVKVSDRGEGGLLGIATHPDFAKNRFFYIYFTASLPGKSVNRVERWRLSEDGQKATRDLIIVDNIPVARFHNGGRIRFGPDGMLYIGTGDARDPDLSQDVNSLAGKILRFTPEGQVPADNPFSDNPVYISGIRNTQGFDWINPSTLWVSDHGPSGELGRSGHDEVSVAQAGDNLGWPTVYRCESQSGLVPPTLTWRQALPPGGAAVYTGDAIPEWKGSFMVAGLRAEQLQRIVIDPKTGQLQHHEVYLQGQQGRLREAVMGPDGDLYITTSNCDGRGRCPAKRDKILRITR from the coding sequence ATGTCCCTAGGAGTGATTGCCTGTACGTCCCCACCACAAACGGGGCCAAACTCTTTAGCTTCAGAGCCCGCCCAGTCAGGATCGGCTCAATGTACCTTGGTGGAAAATGGCTTTGGCCCTCCAGGACAAGTGCAGGTAAGGGTGGAAGAAGTTGTCACAGGGCTAGAAGTGCCTTGGGGAATTGCCTTTCTGCCGAATAACGGAATGCTGGTAACGGAGCGGCTGGGGCGAATCAGGTTGGTTCAAAATGGCAAACTGCACCCTCGGCCCATTGCCACCGTTAAAGTGAGTGATCGGGGTGAAGGGGGATTGTTGGGAATTGCTACCCATCCTGACTTTGCCAAAAACCGATTTTTCTATATCTATTTCACAGCCAGCCTGCCAGGGAAATCGGTCAATCGAGTGGAGCGCTGGCGATTGTCAGAAGATGGGCAAAAAGCAACCCGCGATCTCATCATTGTAGACAACATCCCCGTTGCTCGATTCCACAACGGTGGACGAATTCGATTCGGCCCGGACGGGATGCTTTACATTGGCACTGGCGACGCTCGCGATCCTGACCTGTCTCAGGATGTCAACAGTTTAGCGGGCAAGATATTGCGGTTTACCCCAGAGGGACAGGTGCCCGCAGATAATCCTTTTTCAGATAATCCAGTCTATATTTCGGGGATTCGCAATACCCAGGGATTTGATTGGATCAATCCTTCCACCCTTTGGGTGAGTGATCATGGCCCCAGTGGAGAGTTGGGACGTTCAGGGCATGATGAAGTCAGCGTAGCCCAGGCTGGGGATAATTTGGGTTGGCCCACGGTTTATCGATGTGAATCCCAATCTGGATTGGTGCCTCCTACCCTCACCTGGCGTCAGGCCCTGCCCCCTGGTGGTGCTGCCGTATACACCGGGGATGCTATTCCAGAGTGGAAGGGGAGCTTTATGGTGGCAGGACTGCGGGCTGAACAATTGCAGCGTATTGTCATTGATCCTAAAACAGGTCAGTTGCAGCACCATGAAGTGTACTTGCAGGGTCAGCAAGGACGCTTGAGAGAAGCAGTGATGGGTCCTGATGGCGATTTGTATATCACAACGAGTAATTGTGATGGTCGGGGTAGGTGTCCAGCAAAGCGAGATAAAATTTTGCGCATTACTCGCTAG
- the cydB gene encoding cytochrome d ubiquinol oxidase subunit II, which yields MEALEQFLPQVWFVILGLFLFLYVTLDGFDLGVGILSLTASNEESRSILMTSLGNIWDANETWLVLVGGTLFGAFPLAYATVLHALYIPVSVMVGGLILRAVAFEFRENSVRSKQLWNFAFGAGSFMAALGQGFAVGTVFEGIAVDTAGHFVGGVWDWLSWKSLLVALTLIQGYVLIGSTYLVMKTTGTLQQTHYKTAKLAAVTTFLGAVFITVSTPVFYEQMRDRMFDPPLFYFFAAIPLLGSLFVALLLRSLGKEQERMPFVWTVLIFLLSFLGLGLIIFPYIIPPQITIYQAAASPSALVFMIIFIGFLIPIMLFYNIYNYVVFRGKVTQAHESD from the coding sequence ATGGAAGCATTAGAACAATTTCTGCCCCAGGTTTGGTTTGTGATTCTGGGGTTGTTTCTATTTCTCTACGTCACCCTGGATGGGTTTGATTTAGGAGTAGGGATTTTGTCCCTGACGGCTTCGAATGAAGAAAGTCGCAGTATTTTGATGACCAGTCTGGGAAATATTTGGGATGCCAACGAAACTTGGCTGGTTTTGGTGGGAGGGACATTATTTGGCGCTTTCCCCCTGGCCTATGCCACGGTGCTACATGCTCTTTATATTCCTGTCAGTGTGATGGTGGGTGGATTAATCTTGCGAGCTGTTGCTTTTGAGTTTCGAGAAAATTCGGTGCGCAGTAAGCAACTGTGGAATTTTGCCTTTGGAGCGGGGAGTTTTATGGCTGCCTTGGGCCAGGGGTTTGCGGTAGGGACTGTGTTTGAGGGGATTGCAGTTGATACAGCAGGTCATTTTGTGGGTGGTGTTTGGGATTGGTTGAGCTGGAAATCGCTCCTAGTAGCTCTGACACTGATTCAAGGCTATGTCCTGATCGGTTCCACTTATTTGGTGATGAAAACGACGGGAACGCTGCAACAAACCCATTACAAAACGGCCAAATTAGCGGCGGTGACAACCTTCCTAGGAGCGGTATTTATAACGGTGAGTACGCCTGTGTTTTACGAACAGATGCGCGATCGCATGTTTGATCCGCCTCTGTTTTATTTTTTTGCAGCCATTCCTCTCTTGGGCAGCTTATTTGTGGCTTTGCTATTGCGGAGCCTCGGCAAGGAGCAAGAGCGGATGCCCTTTGTTTGGACCGTGCTGATTTTCTTACTCTCATTTTTGGGCCTGGGCTTGATCATTTTTCCGTATATCATCCCCCCCCAAATCACGATCTATCAGGCCGCTGCCTCACCGAGTGCCTTGGTTTTTATGATCATCTTTATCGGTTTCTTAATCCCGATTATGTTGTTCTACAACATCTATAACTATGTGGTCTTTAGAGGAAAAGTCACCCAAGCTCATGAGAGCGATTAA